Proteins co-encoded in one Streptomyces sp. JH34 genomic window:
- a CDS encoding DUF402 domain-containing protein has translation MSARSADPGSALTVALVKAGRLKIRYPAEPVRDDGNRITVRAPWAAPGVRDFGFVRFEPGDVFTEHYWRDRWYAVKEVRTGGGRLKGWYCDITRPAVLRDGELLVEDLDLDLWVPAEGSSVLRLDEDEFEESGLAGRDAPAAEAAVRALDELEHLARTGELAGLLI, from the coding sequence ATGTCCGCGAGATCGGCTGATCCCGGGTCCGCCCTGACGGTGGCGCTGGTCAAGGCGGGCCGTCTGAAGATCCGCTACCCGGCCGAGCCGGTCCGGGACGACGGGAACCGGATCACCGTCCGCGCCCCGTGGGCGGCCCCGGGGGTCCGGGACTTCGGATTCGTACGGTTCGAGCCCGGCGACGTCTTCACGGAGCACTACTGGCGCGACCGGTGGTACGCGGTGAAGGAGGTCCGTACCGGGGGCGGGCGGCTGAAGGGCTGGTACTGCGACATCACCCGGCCCGCCGTGCTCCGGGACGGCGAACTCCTGGTCGAGGACCTGGACCTGGACCTGTGGGTGCCGGCGGAGGGATCGTCCGTACTGCGGCTCGACGAGGACGAGTTCGAGGAGAGCGGCCTCGCCGGCCGCGACGCCCCGGCGGCGGAGGCGGCCGTCCGGGCCCTGGACGAGCTGGAGCACCTCGCCCGCACCGGGGAGCTGGCGGGACTGCTCATCTGA
- a CDS encoding methyltransferase domain-containing protein: MTTIDWDAAADSFDEEPDHGLHDPVVRSAWAARMETWLPSARSAVLDLGCGTGSLSLLVAGQGHRVTAVDRSPRMVEHARAKLAGTGTEVLVGDAGQPPVGKQRFDVILARHTVWLLPDPAAALRHWFSLLRPGGRLLLIEGVWNGTGLSAARLTALLRAHTERVHHEPLSGDARLWGKEVDDERYALVARAEPPRRHREIVDVHLVLRRGPDVLLARRSGTGYADGLLHAPSGHAEDGEDVRAAVIREAAEEIGVELDPDELRVALVMQHRGPGGDPRTGWFFEADFDPARPPRNAEPDKCSELAWYPLDTLPDDMVAYCRAGLEGYRAEQRFLIHWHEDTDTVAYEPRGISRAVPLPTAGAPTGRLHHVELWVPDLAEAEAEWGWLLGRLGHLPYQRWSHGRSWRRGDSYVVVEQSPDGTGGPHDRLRPGLNHLAFHVRDRGTLDSLVAGAPGRGWRLLFPDRHPYAGGSGHYAAYLENTAGYEVELVAP; this comes from the coding sequence ATGACCACGATCGACTGGGACGCCGCCGCCGACTCCTTCGACGAGGAACCCGACCACGGGCTCCACGACCCGGTGGTCCGCAGCGCCTGGGCGGCGCGGATGGAGACCTGGCTGCCCTCGGCGCGCTCGGCGGTCCTCGACCTCGGCTGCGGCACGGGCAGCCTGTCCCTGCTCGTCGCCGGCCAGGGGCACCGCGTCACCGCCGTCGACCGTTCACCGCGCATGGTGGAGCACGCCCGGGCCAAACTCGCGGGGACCGGCACGGAGGTGCTCGTCGGCGACGCGGGCCAGCCACCCGTCGGCAAGCAGCGGTTCGACGTGATCCTCGCCCGGCACACGGTGTGGCTGCTGCCGGACCCCGCGGCAGCCCTGCGGCACTGGTTCTCGCTCCTGCGGCCGGGCGGCCGGCTGCTGCTGATCGAAGGCGTGTGGAACGGCACGGGTCTCTCCGCGGCCCGTCTCACCGCCCTCCTCCGCGCGCACACGGAGCGCGTCCACCACGAGCCGCTCTCCGGGGACGCCCGGCTCTGGGGCAAGGAGGTCGACGACGAGAGGTACGCCCTGGTGGCCCGGGCCGAGCCGCCCCGCCGGCACCGCGAGATCGTCGACGTCCACCTCGTCCTGCGCAGGGGCCCCGACGTGCTGCTGGCCCGGCGGTCCGGCACCGGGTACGCCGACGGGCTGCTCCACGCCCCCTCCGGCCATGCCGAGGACGGGGAGGACGTCCGGGCCGCCGTGATCCGGGAGGCGGCCGAGGAGATCGGCGTCGAACTGGATCCGGACGAGCTCCGGGTGGCCCTGGTGATGCAGCACAGGGGGCCCGGCGGCGACCCCAGGACCGGCTGGTTCTTCGAGGCGGACTTCGACCCCGCCCGTCCGCCTCGCAACGCGGAGCCGGACAAGTGCTCCGAGCTGGCGTGGTACCCGCTGGACACCCTGCCCGACGACATGGTGGCGTACTGCCGTGCCGGACTCGAGGGGTACCGCGCCGAGCAGCGCTTCCTGATCCACTGGCACGAGGACACCGACACGGTCGCGTACGAACCCCGGGGGATCAGCCGCGCCGTCCCGCTGCCGACGGCGGGGGCCCCCACCGGCCGGCTGCACCACGTGGAGCTGTGGGTGCCCGACCTCGCCGAGGCCGAAGCGGAATGGGGATGGCTGCTCGGCCGCCTCGGTCATCTCCCGTACCAGCGCTGGTCGCACGGCCGGAGCTGGCGGCGCGGTGACAGCTACGTCGTCGTCGAGCAGTCACCGGACGGCACCGGGGGCCCGCACGACCGGCTGCGTCCCGGGCTCAACCACCTGGCGTTCCACGTCCGGGACCGGGGCACGCTCGACTCCCTGGTGGCCGGCGCGCCCGGACGCGGCTGGCGGCTCCTCTTCCCCGACCGCCACCCGTACGCCGGCGGCAGCGGTCACTACGCGGCGTACCTGGAGAACACGGCCGGGTACGAGGTGGAGCTGGTCGCCCCCTGA
- a CDS encoding GNAT family N-acetyltransferase: MTVRVRDFLPADAAAWVRVRRAALPFMVTTPEQVLGDLADARPDRRYRLLVAEEDGEVIGTAQVGISHESPKPGQGFCNPYVHPDRRGRGAGSLLLRAGEEHLAGAGASAVYTWVLDEPADRAFAAKRGYAARRPAHFLRLGLTEGSLPPLQDLPSGVGLLTAADFEDDPRPLFEADAETTADEPSDVPVEFSDYEDWLATTWRRPGFDHALTTVVTVDGRVAAFSAAQTDGLTRYWSAMTGTVRAFRGRGLAKLAKNDSLHRARAAGYRDAYTGNDADNGPMLAVNRWFGYEICATEVRHVREIG; encoded by the coding sequence ATGACGGTACGCGTGCGTGACTTCCTGCCCGCCGACGCGGCGGCCTGGGTACGGGTGCGGCGTGCCGCCCTGCCCTTCATGGTGACGACTCCGGAACAGGTCCTCGGCGATTTGGCCGACGCCCGTCCGGACAGGCGTTACCGGCTGCTGGTCGCCGAGGAGGACGGCGAGGTGATCGGGACGGCGCAGGTCGGGATCTCCCACGAGAGCCCGAAGCCGGGCCAGGGCTTCTGCAATCCGTACGTCCATCCGGACAGGAGGGGCAGGGGCGCGGGATCGCTGCTCCTGCGGGCCGGTGAGGAGCATCTGGCCGGTGCCGGGGCGAGCGCCGTCTACACCTGGGTGCTCGACGAGCCGGCCGACCGCGCGTTCGCCGCGAAGCGCGGCTACGCGGCGCGCCGGCCCGCGCACTTCCTCCGCCTCGGCCTGACGGAGGGCTCGCTGCCACCGCTCCAGGACCTCCCCTCCGGGGTCGGACTGCTCACCGCGGCGGACTTCGAGGACGATCCCCGCCCCCTGTTCGAGGCCGACGCGGAGACGACCGCGGACGAGCCGAGCGACGTCCCGGTGGAGTTCTCCGACTACGAGGACTGGCTGGCGACGACCTGGCGGCGGCCCGGCTTCGACCACGCGCTCACCACGGTCGTGACGGTGGACGGACGGGTGGCGGCGTTCAGCGCCGCGCAGACCGACGGGCTGACCCGCTACTGGTCCGCCATGACCGGCACCGTGCGCGCCTTCCGGGGCAGAGGGCTGGCGAAGCTCGCCAAGAACGACTCCCTGCACCGGGCGCGGGCCGCCGGGTACAGGGACGCCTACACGGGCAACGACGCCGACAACGGACCGATGCTGGCGGTCAACCGCTGGTTCGGCTACGAGATCTGTGCCACGGAGGTACGCCATGTCCGCGAGATCGGCTGA